Genomic segment of Motacilla alba alba isolate MOTALB_02 chromosome 26, Motacilla_alba_V1.0_pri, whole genome shotgun sequence:
CAGAGAATTTACATTTGCTATTCTTTGTCTCCTTTCCGACTTCTTTCAGCCTCAGCTTGTTTATTCCCATAAGTCATGTTCCCATCCTTGACTCTGCCCTTCTCTCTTGCATTACTCACTTGgcttcctctctgctttccctctttgCCAGCTCCCTCCTTCGCCCTGCGATCACCGAGCTGCTGCCACCATGTCTGAATCCTCCCCCAGCCCATCTCCCCGGGCTTCTCCTGTGCTCCCCTCTGACAGGCACCTCCTTAATGCCAGCAGCCGACTCTCAGCTAATTATCTGCCTTGCTGATTAGCAGTTTGCgcgggcagagctggctggggctTTTTGTTAAGGTCTGAGCAAATGCCATTtcacagctcctggtgctgggagctgtcttgctgctttgctgcttgtAGCCCCGTGGACTCTCCATAGCCAGGTGGATGAATGGGAATTGTGGCTCCAGAGGAGCTAACGCCAGAGCCCGTAAGTCCATTGGGATCCATGCTGCCCGTTGTCTTTTTATCCCTCTTTGCTTCCTTGTGGAAGAGCAGAAGAGATTCACATCTGGTCTCTGCTGCATTGCTCGGTTCATCCTCTGGTTCTGTTTGTGACCcttgacagaaggaaaagcaaaactggaGGATGGTTTTTCATTATGGGACTTTTTTGCATCTGCAGTGTCAGAATGGAAGGGTTGGTGGtggcagccctgagctgtgaaAGCTGGAGGAGCTCCGTCCTGGACTGAGGGAGAACCATTCGTTTTCTCATCTggagctgacaaaaaaaaaattaaattggaaaCTGCATTCATAAGACCTGAATGGTGCATTCCTTTTCACCTGGAAAACATCCAGCACATTTGGGGATATAAACAAAAAGTCACAGGCCAAAGAGAAGAGGAGAACTCGTTGGTTTGTGTGAGCTTAATATGTGAATGGTGCAAGAAGATGTGAGCAATGTTGTGTGAATTTCAGGGGATCTGAATGGTGTGCTGATCTGGGTGCACAGCAGACTGTTTGTATACTGTGCTGTCAATTATTTTGAGTTTTTCTCACTGGTGGTGTGGTGGAATGTACAACTGAGGTGCAAATAGAGGAAGCTGGagggtgctgtgctctgctaCACATTGCAAGAACTGGCTGGTATATCAAATACCTGCCTGTTTCTAAGGTGCAAATACTCAGTGAGCCTGAAAGTGCTGGAGTCTCTGGTAGAAATTCTCTCCATTGCAGCACTGAGTGAGTTTTTcagtctgtgctgcttcttgCTCGTCCCTTGTCTTACCCTGTCCTCTGTCCTGTTGTGTCCCAGGGTCTCTGGACCACAGGGATGAGGAAGCCTCGGAGGAGGTGCCGGCAGCACTTGGAGGGGAGGCGTTCCCCCTCGCCCTACAGCCTCAAGTGCTCGCCCACGCGCGAGACGCTGACCTACGCGCAGGCCCAGCGCATCGTGGAGGTGGACATCGACGGGCGGCTGCATCGCATCAGCATCTACGACCCCCTGAAGCTCATCACCGAGGACGAGCTGACAGCCCAGGACATCACCGAGTGCAACAGCAACAAGGAGAACAGTGAGCAGCCCCTCTTCGCTTCCAAGTCTAAGAAAACACCTTCCAAAGGCAAGAAGAAGGAGTCCTGCTCCAAACATGCTCCCGGGATATCTTTGCACTTGCCCCAGCCCAAGTTCCGTGTGGTGGACTCCTTCAGCCAGCCAGAtgcccctcccctccctgctgcctaCTACCGGTACATTGAAAAGCCTCCCGAGGACCTGGACGTAGAGGTGGAGTATGACATGGATGAGGAGGATCTGGCGTGGCTGGAGATGGTCAACGAGAAGAGAAGGGCTGATGGATATGGGTCAGTTTCTGCTGACACTTTTGAGCTGCTGGTGGATCGGTTGGAAAAGGAGTCGTACCTCGAGAGCCGGAACAACGGGGCTCAGCAGTCCCTCATCGATGAGGACGCCTTCTGCTGCGTCTGCATGGACGATGAGTGTCACAACAGCAATGTCATCCTGTTCTGTGACATTTGCAATCTGGCCGTGCACCAGGAGTGTTACGGTGTGCCCTACATCCCCGAGGGGCAGTGGCTTTGCCGCTGCTGCTTACAGTCCCCTTCTCGCCCTGTGGATTGTGTCCTTTGCCCAAACAAAGGAGGAGCCTTCAAGCAGACCAGCGATGGCCGCTGGGCTCACGTGGTCTGTGCCATCTGGATCCCAGAGGTCTGCTTTGCAAACACTGTGTTCCTGGAGCCCATCGAAGGGATCAACAACATCCCCCCAGCTCGCTGGAAGCTCACATGCTGCATCTGCAAGCAGAAGGGCATGGGAGCTGCTATCCAGTGCCACAAGGTGAACTGTTACACCGCCTTCCACGTCACCTGCGCGCAGAGAGCCGGGCTCTTCATGAAGATTGAGCCCATGAGGGAAACCAGCGTCAACGGCACGACGTTCACCGTGCGCAAGACTGCCTACTGTGAGAGCCACTCCCCGCCTGGCACGGTCAGAAGAGGGGGcccagctgctggtggtggttGGCAGGAGGTCACtgtgaaggaggaggaagaggaggaagtcAATTCTGGCCCTCCCAAAGGGTCTGTGAAGAAAAACCAAGTGAAATTGAAGCAAAAGATCAAAAAGGAGCCTGGTGACGTGACCAAAGGGCGTTCGTCCATGCCCGTGGTGACCGTTGCACAAATTCCCTCTTACAGGTGAGTGTTGCAGGTTCAGGGAAGGAGTTGGACAGCTGTAGCTGAACAGGATTTGTTTTAAGGACTCAGTCCCTCTCATTGTTGACCTTGGAAACACTGAATCTTCAGTCAAGGCTTTAGCAATAACTGTTTTCAGAGTGCTCTGCAGCATAACTTGTGGCTGGGTTTCTTCTGAGTGTCACTGTGGTTCTCTGGCTTTGCTCAGCAGCCATCCCAAGCTGTTGTGTAGTGCAGACTCTGTGGTGGTCCCTGATGGCAAACACCATCCACCGtgaaggcatttttaaaatacttgaggCATTACACGTTGGTAGGCAGGTAGGGGTCCCACTATTAAAATTTTTGAGATCTCATTTCATAGTTTCTTAATTCTTCCTTTTACTGCAGAGCATGTCAAACCTGACAGGGCTGCAAGCAGCTTTGACTTTGgctgtatttttgtatttttctcccagctctccctcatGCAGAACTAGGTAGTGCTGAATTTTTGTTTGGTGCCTTAGGAAATGTGTTGATGTGTCTGTTTTAACAGACAGGCTGACAAGGCACCATGTGTAAGATAAGAATGGTAAGCAAAGGTTAGAATAGGTGATCCATTATTCTTGGACTCCTGTCAAGTTAATTTCCCAGGCTCCAGATTAAAAACATCAAACTTAAATGGCCCCTGGAAGGTTCTTGACATGGGAAGTAGTTTTGAAATTAAGGCTTGGAGCTGAATTGATGATTTCATACTTTGTGCTTGGTGGGACCCTCCAGTATGGAAAGGGGGGCACATCTGTCTGCATGTGAGGAGATCCCAGATTGCCCCAGTTCCCGTGAACTCCAGAGTGAGCATTGACACAACGCTGCAGAGCTTCACCGGGAGACCCCAGGGTCTGCAAAGCCACGATTGCCTTGCAGCTGGCTCCATGACACTCTGTGCttccttcaggctgaacaaGATCTGCAGtgggctctccctgcagaggaaGAACCAGTTCATGCAGAGGCTGCACAACTACTGGCTGCTGAAGCGGCAGGCGAGGAACGGGGTGCCCCTGATCCGGCGGCTGCACTCGCACCTGCAGTCCCAGAGGAACGCCGAGCAGGTACCcgctgtgcccagctcagctcacagggcagcccccacagcccgcctgccagcaggagctgggcttgacaggtgcctggggagggcagcGAGGCTGAAAAGATCAGATTGAAGTCTCTCTCTAGGTCTCCTCTTGGTGTGCTCATGCCTGAAGAACTGAGTTAGTGCGTTAGTGGGATTTCCATGATGCACTAAAGTTGGTGTTGGTGGGACAGCAGATAGGAGCTTTTCCCCCGAGTCGGAATACCCAGGGTTGTGCAAGGGTGTGATGGGCCCTTGGTGGAATGATCTCTTATATGAATGATAAAAACACATTCCTTGGAGtcagtaaagaaaattattttaactccAGAATCATGGCCAAATTCCAGTTCAGGTCATTCTTCCTGCAGCTTCAATGTCTGTCCATCCCATGCACATTTAGACATAATCATCAGCTCTGGAGTCTTTTATGTCCTCTTTTGAGCTGGCATCTGTAGTCCCTTTATCTTGGTGCTAGTAAGCAGCGCTGCATGTGGCATGAGAAGTAGTTGCAGTAGGACTCTACCCTCTAACCAGCCTGCCAGTAGGGATTGGATACAAGGTActtgtatatttttattgtagttGGAGGAATTTATAGGCTTTTGGTTTGCAAGAAGACTGCTCTGGGtgctaaacaaaaaaatcattcccCACTCATCAGTGCAGAACTTGGGAAAGTGCAGCATTTCCTTGGTGTATTACATTGGCAATTTACCTTAAGTTCTTAGAAACAAATGTCCTCTTAATGTAAACCATGAAGAGCTTGTGAAGCAATTGTCCTCTTCTCAATCATGTGAAAGTGTGTGCACTTGAGGTATATCATCCAAATCACTAAAAAATCTCCAGATTTAGGAGAGGAAGGATGATTGTGTTGTGAAGGACTGAACTGTGTCTTGGAAGGTGTGAGCTcatctcccagtgctggcaAATGTCTTTCCATGGCTCTCTTTTTTAAGGGTTACAAAATAGCTCTTTTCTCCCCAGCTTTTGGTTGCCTTCCCTTTAGACTGTAAATGCTTGGGCTGCTGCTCCAATGCACAGAAAAATGTCCAGCCTCTGTAATAAACTTGGATATAAAAGCAGGGAGGGTGTAAATGAGCACACACTGAAGTGTGTTCCCAGGGTGAAGCTGCAGGATAATTTGGGGTAATTTCACAGATAAGGTAAAATCTAGAAAAGCTGATGCTCTCTGTTAGCTAAATGCTGGAGGAAGGAGTGGCCTGAACAAGAGACAAGGCAGTAAGAGGAAGACtctgagagcagctcccagaggatTCCtagaagaagaaggaaacacaGGAAGCCTGTGGTGTTTTTTATCTCACCCCACTCCTGTtttgcagaaggagcaggatgAGAAGACGAGTGCAGTGAAGGAGGAGCTGAAGTACTGGCAGAAGCTCCGGCATGACTTGGAGCGGGCTCGGCTGCTCATCGAGCTCATCCGAAAGAGGGAGAAGCTCAAACGGGAGCAGGTAGGGAGTTCTGGCTGTCAAATTCCTGCTCCTAACTTCAGCCCCATGCAAGCTCTCTGTGCGTTTTGGGGAAGAGTGTGATCTTTGTGTCTGTATTCATTCTCTCATTGATGCAGTCTTGTTGCTGAGCACATCAAATGCAGGTTGCTTTGTGTAAACAGACTTGCTTACCTTTGTTACTGAAGTGTTGATTTAATGACATAACAAGTGATTATAAGATCAAAGAAATGAAGGTGTTAAAGGACAAATACTTTTATCCTGTTCCAGTCTTGTTTGAATAGATTTTCCAAGCAGGAGATTTGCAGTGCTACAACTTGTTTGCTTGAAATCAAGCAGTATTAGAGACTTCCTAAAGGATAGAGGGAGTTGTATTAGGAATTTGCAGACATCCAACCACTGTTGTTTGGTTTCTTCCTTGAAGTCTGAGAGCTTATGTCTTAAACTTTGTTTTTGGTCTCTAGTCTAATTGTGGATGTTGTTGTTCATACAAATGCCTGCATACTTCTAATTTTTATATAATGTTGCTAATTGGCATAATAACAATATCTTGAGGCAGGGAGTTCTCCAGGATAATTTACCAGGCGTGAAaagcttgttttcatttttaattgtaCTATCTTTTAACTTCCTGGGGTTTCCTCTCGTTTTGACTTTGTGAGATGGAATGAACAGGAGTTGTCCATGTAAAAGGATTGGACTGGCCGATGTACGTGCAGAGCACAAGGTGTTTGCCAGAAGTTCTGCAACAATGCTGGCCCGAGCTTTCCACCGCTGAGTAAAGCTGGGGGGTGATTCAGAAGAACCTCTAGGGAGACACCACCCACAGATCCTGTCCTCAGTGAGTGTCCTCACGGCTGTGTTCTGTTGCCAGGTGAAGGTGCAGCAGGCTgccatggagctgcagctgaccCCGTTCAACGTCCTGCTCCGCACAACCCTggacctgctgcaggagaaggacGCTGCCCAGATCTTCACAGAGCCTGTTAACCTGAACGAGGCAAGTCTCTTTCCTAGAGGTGCTTGGTGGGATGTAGATGAGATAttgctgggcagaagcacaAACCACCTTGTCTCAAGCTGCTGGTGGACTAAAAACTGTCTCAAAAAGGACTCGTGGTGTGTCCAGGAcaaaaaagggtatttttttctgaaagtctAGCACATCTTGGATGAGTAATGTTTTGCAGAGCCAGGGTGTGTCTGCCTTGCCTGGGTGACACAGAAATGAACATCTGTTGCTGCCCCTTGCCAGTGGAAAGGGCATTAAGAGTGCTTGTGATGGGTGCGCTCTGGTTGGCTAGTAAATGGTTTTTGTAATTGTACAGGTTTTATATGTTTAGGTTCCAGATTACCTGGAATTCATTTCCAACCCAATGGATTTTTCCACCATGAGGCGGAAGCTGGAGTCCCACCTGTACCGAACCTTGGATGAGTTTGAGGAAGACTTTAACCTTATAGTTGCCAACTGCATGAGGTATAATGCTAAAGACACGATTTTCCACCGAGCAGCTGTCCGGCTCCGGGACCTCGGGGGAGCGATTTTGCGTCACGCGCGGCGCCAGGCCGACAGCATCGGCTTTGACACTGGCGTGGGGATTCACCTGCCTGAGTCGCCCAAGCCCCACGACTTTTACCGCTTTTCTTGGGAGGATGGTGAGTAATGgtcagtggtttttttcccctcaagtaGATCGTAGCTTTAGTTCTGAGCCTGTTGTTCAGCCTGCATGGAAATTGTAGCCGTTCTGCAAACGAGGATTTTCCTATTCGTCTGTTTACCTAGGCACAGACAGAACTCCTTTAGAACCCCAGAGAGTGGGATTCCAGGTGAGCTGGGCACTCTGAGCTAGGtccagctttgctccagctcTTCTAGTGCATGTCTGTGTTGGCAGAGCCTTGTAAACTGCCCGTGCTCTTTGGAATGTTGTACAAACTCGCTGTTTTAAAGAGCAGTGCAAACCTGAGTCTGGGAATTTTTGCTCTGGGGAAAGCTCATATATTTTAGTGTAAACTGGCAAAATGTGCAGCAGCTGGGTTAGATGGAGCTCTGAGGGCTGAAAGGGGGTGATGAGGGGTGGAGGTACTGGGAGCTAAGCAATCCTTCTAGCTGAGACTTCCCATTCCCAGAACAACCCCATCCATTCCCACAGCCCTCTTGAGATGCAGCTCCAAAGCCTCGGTTGAGTAACTTGGCTAAACTTAGTACAGCCTTCAGGCACACCGAGCTTGCAGTGTGCCATCTGGTTCCTAACTGTTGAAGCCCTCTTGGGTGCAGATGGACAGTCATTATGAAATTTGTGTAGGTGTTCAGCtgtctgtcctgctccagcGGATGCCAgccctccagcagagccagaggaatGGAAAATATGTTACGTTTTGGCCACTTCTGTTTGTGGTCTGATTTTGTCATTTAATCTGACAAAGAAATAGGTTTCTGACAAGGGCCTAGATCACAAGCTGTTCTGTGTGGGGTGCAGACATGTCCTTTCACTGTTCCCCTGGGGCAATAACAGGAACTGAGGGACAGTGCAAGTTGAATCAGCAGCTTTTTATCCAAAGAAGGAAGTCCAAGCTCCAAAGTTATTGACTGCTAAACCCCCAGTCTAAAGCAATTGATTCAtgaacagcagcaaagggagTGAGGCCTGCCACTGGCCCCAGATGCTTCTCCAAGAAGCCTTACTCCTTCCTGTTGctgtgggtcttcagggcaggcaggacttggtgaagggaaggagagatcttgactccatttcaggaggctggtttattatatcatgatatatattacattaaaaaagaccacactatgACTATattacaaagaacagagagaaagattcatcagaaggcaagacaggaatagaaaggaatgaataataaagttctgtgactcccagagagtccgagagctgctgcctcctggattggccaccaagcagaaacatcccacactgagcaatggaggaagcacctgctgcatcccacagcagcagataacaaattgtttacacttgaagctgaggcccttcagcttctcaggagaagaaaatcctagcaaagggattttcataaaatatcacaaccacacctTCCCTTCACCGTTCCCATCTCTTGTGCTGCAGTGGATAACATCCTGGACCCGGCGAACCGGGCTCACCTGTCTCTGGAGgcacagctgaaggagctgctggagaagctggacACGGTGAGCACCATGCGCTCCAGCGGCGCCCGGACGCGGCGCATCCGGCTCCTGCGGCGCGAGATCAACTCCATCCGCCACAAactggcccagcagcagagcaaggccCTGCCCAACGGGGACGCTGTGCCACGGGAGGGGCTGGAGACAACAGCCAGGGAAGGGGACGAGGAAGGGGAGAAAGGTGAGCAGCAGATTTTGATTGCAGGTCTCTAGTGCTTGTCAGAGCCTGCCGTTTTTCCTGTGGCCTTAGTGAAAGATGGGAATGGCTGTTGGTAGTTTTGGGAATGACCCTTGCTAAAAAGCTCAAGcagattcttttttcctttagcagATGGTGCCAAGCTCCAGTACCCTCCAACCCTGGAGCCCACAGGACCCGCACCCACCCTCTCAGAGCTGGACTCTCTGCAGGACCCTCCCACACTCAAACCCATCAGTGAAAGCAGgtccctgagccagctgcagaggaggacGGCGTCGGACAGGGACCTCTTGGACAagaaggctctgcagcaggagagccagGCTTTCCAACGCCTGCTGTCCAACAACGGCCTCAACGGCCTGGCCCTGCCCCCTGCAGACCGCCCTGCCAGCCCCGCCCTCGGCAGCGTGGGCCGGCGGACGTCGGTCCTGTTCAAAAAAGCCAAGAACGGTGTGAAGCTGCAGAGGGGTCTGGAGTGCTCCCTGGAGAACggggaggagcacaggcagggcgGGCAGCACTCTCCCCCCTGCCCCGACGGGGAGCGACAGGCGCGGAAGcgctctgccctgggctctgggctggtgtTCGAAGCCTGCAGGTGAGTggcccaggcagagctgtcccctgaAACACCTTCTGTGTCTGGATTCATCTCTCCGATTCTGTTCCTTGACTTCTTAGTTCCCAACCCAGCCCACACTGTTACTTGTGTGTTGACTCTAAAACACAAAAAGCTGCTGAGTTTTCATCCTGTCCTCTGTAAGCTGCAGGTCCCAAAAGCAGTGCTTGATTTTTCAAGCAAGTGGGTGTGTGTTACACTGCTCTTTCTCAGAGCATGCACCTCCTCTCTGCTGATGCAGTAGTTCTTGGGAACCAAAACTTGGAAAAACTTGAATTCAAATTTTCAGTTCAGCACTGCAGGTAAAGCTGAACTTTTACCACCTACTAAAcagctgctttcttcctctcagaAGTTTGAGCGGAGCTGGGCACTTCAAACATGACTGAACAGACTTAAAGCAAGCACCTGACATCTTCTGATGTCTTGTGGATGTGCAGTTATTCTgttcaggagcagctctgcttgctccagtctttcttttccagcaCCAAAATCACAATAGGTTGCTTAttataaaactgtaaaaaaaattgcaatatgtaaaaaaatctgattgCTTGAGATGGAGGTAGtccattttctgaaatgtttctagTAAAGGGGTGAAAGGATGTTCAGGATATGAGCTGGCAACGTCCAGTTTCATACTGGAGTTTTCCTGGGgggctgctgtgtcccctctcaAGCCTGTACACACCTGGTGTAGCCCATGCAAGCTCCAGGCATCATTACATCAGCTCTCAGGCGTGAAGTCTTCACTGGGCTTCTTCCTCGTGTttacagctgcatttctgtgagGCCTTTTCGTGGCTCATGGCAAAGCTGGGATGGTGTCCAGTGTGCTTTCACCAGCAGAGATCACATTTTGCACAAATATTCAGTGTTCTTTTCATGTCAGTGTTGCACCAGTGCAGTAATTTCTCGGGATTTTAACCCAGTTTGGGGAATCCATTGTCTGTGTTGTCCAGGATAATCTGTTTTCTCCTAAtgccctgcttttcctcctcttcctgacAGTGGTTTGGTGCCTCCCAAGCGGAGCCGAGGGAAGCCGGCTCTTTCTCGGGTGCCCCTCTTGGAGGGTGTGAATGGAGACTCTGATTTCAGTGGCTCAGGTGAGAATTGCTGCCCAGCACCCCCTGCTCTGCACCCACCTGAACCAGGGGGAACACGTCTGGAAGCACACCAGGAGCCAGTCCTGCACAAACTACCCCGGCTGGACCTGCCTGGGCACTGTTACCTGCTTCATTACAGATTTAGGATATTGCATTTAACATTTCCATTAATGAAGATTGCTCCTTTTCCATGACCAGGACTGGCTGATTTCATATCTGTGACCAAATCCATCTCCTGTGGGGCCATTTGATTTCAGTGACTCGATCTGATCAGCATTTCTGTGTTGAAGGGTTCGTGTGAAGCCACGTGAGCCATGATCTGCGAGACTGTGGCTTTATCTTAGTGCTGaacctggctgtgctggcagagcacaaAGAAGGCTGGAGTTTGGTACACGCTGAGTTTTATCATAAACACCCAGTTCATATAGATACAAACAAGGGATTTTCCCTTTTGTCTTGTCAGCGTGCTTTGAGTACTACAGTTGTTCATCTGTTCTAGCTGATTGCTACTGAGATGAGGCCTGGGTGAGGTGATGGTGTGGTTCCTTGTGCTTTCATAACCCTCTTGCTGGTACCAGCTCCtaagctctgtctcctgctgtccCTTAGGCAGGCCTCTCCTGATGTCCTTTgagagccaggctgagctggagcccctggagctggtgtGGGCCAAGTGCCGTGGTTATCCCTCCTACCCTGCCTTGGTAAGTGCCCCGTGGCTCTCCCACAGCCTGACCCCGCAGCTCAGACAGCCCAGAACACACTTCTGCTGTGCACTGCAAccagacagaaaaggaaaacttcccaaaataatgtaatatgtgcttttccttctcctttcccctttgcACAGTGAATTTTCCCTGTGCTCATTGTTCCAGAGCTTTGCAGAGGATTCGTTACATGTTGGTCTCTCATTGTCAGGGGTAGGagctctttccctctcctctcctcagaGGAAAGTCATCAGCACTGTGAGGATGAGAAGGCCTAAATGTTATAAACGCAGGCACCAggttctgctgcctgcacaTTTTCCTGTCTGGTGAGCACAGCTCCATCTGTAGGTGCCCAGCTGGCCCTGTCATGTCTacatcctcctgcagcagccatatGTTTGATTTAAATAGGAGCATATATGCATGGCCCTTGAATGGTATTTCTTAGTGTTCATCTGCCTTTGGGTATTTGTCTGTTAATGCCATCAAGAAGGGCAGATTCTGCTGGAAGTGTGACCCTCTTCCATGCTCTTACTCCAAGTGGGAGCTCAGAAGAGGGAACATCCGTGGATCAGCCAAAGCAGTTTCAGTTCTCCACAGGGATACCCCAGAGTTAACCTGTGGCTTAGGATGGATTTAACCACTGAGACTGCCTccaaaaaaggctttttccatAGCAGCCTGTTGTGGTGGCAAAGTGTCTCAATAAATTCCTACAGATGGCCAATGTCAAAGCCAATCTACTTTTTCAAGCCCTTAGGAGGGGAAGAAGAACAGACTGAGTATTGCAGCCAccctctgctgttttcttctgtgctgccGTGGCACAAAGGTGCACATGGACATTTCTGCTTTATAGGGGGAGAACTGATGTATTTGTTGTGACTTATCTTCAAAATGACTGCAGTCTCTGTTCCCCTGGCCTGGTGGAGCCAGCACTGCTTGTCAGCTCTCAGAATATTTGGCCTGGTTCTGATCCAACGCCGTGTAAATCTGAGCAGTGCCCCTGGTGTCAGCTGGGTTGTTCCAGAGTGGAGCTGTTGTGGAATCACATTTGCCTGTGGAGTGCAGCAGGGGCATTGCATTATTTGGAGTTTGCTGTGAGGGAGGGAAATGCTTTGCTGAACAGAATAATGCTGAGTTTGTACTGAATTGCACATCAGTGCCAATGCATTTACAGCCACACAGAACCACACGCATCCATTTTTCAGGATGGGGTGCCTGGCTTTGGGACTGACTGGCTTCCCTCCCACAGGGGAAGCCTCAGGCTGAAAATTTTTTAGCAAACAAGCAATTTTGCATACCCACCCAAAGCAGACTTAATTTGTGTAGCTTGGATACACTGAAAGACCAGAAGAATACTGCATTCTGTTCATTGCTTGGAAGGGTTTGTGCTAAATGTCCTCCCCTCGTGTCCCCAGATTATTGACCCCAAGATGCCACGGGAGGGTTTGCTGCACAAcggagtccccatccctgtgccccccaTGGATGTCCTGaagctgggggagcagaggcagacagaggcaggagaaaaactcttccttgtccttttctttgACAACAAGAGAACCTGGTGAGTGTGTGCACACAGCTCCGGGGTGAGTGTGAGTGAGAAGATTGACCATGATCTCTGGGATGTGGGAGTTTACAGGGATTTACATTTGATGATGTTACATGTAAATTGGGGAATTTAAACATGCAGAGGGAAGTCTGTGCTCAGAAGGCATTTTGGCTGCAGGGGCTTCCTCTATGGCAAATGCAGGGATTTAAACATTTGTACCATCGTGATGATGAATGAACACATCCCATGGGTGTAACTGCTCCTGGGAGGAGGTGACAGGTCTGTGCacccctctctgctgcaggcagtggcTGCCACGGGACAAAGTCTTTCCCCTGGGCGTGGATGACACCGTGGACAAGCTGAAGATGATGGAGGGACGCAAAACCAGCATCCGCAAGTCGGTGCAGGTGGCCTACGACCGAGCCATGATCCACCTGAGCCGAGTGCAGGGGGACAACCCCTTCATCCCAGCCCCCTACCtgtgaggggctgctggggcagccctcctgctcctcctcagctgcagctctgctctgcagcgtgcagcacctgcagcagctgccagcacgCCTCGGAGTGCCCTGAAAcgtgccaaaaaaacccctgtccGGCTTCTTCCTGAATGTGTCTTGCTGAAGAGCTGGCAGGAGATGAAATGTAGTCTGCAGGGAGTGAGGTAGGTAGGAGAAGCTGACAGCTGACAGGAGCCAAGGTGAGTtgctgcagtgagcagagcacacagcacttGGATGTTGGGACCTCACGCGCCGTCCCCTGCCTCTCCTGGACTGCCAGGGTTTTGAGTTGTCAGCCAGTCCCAGGTAATTGCTGGGAACCTGGCACCCCCAGGATTCTTTACAGAAATCCCAACTGGACTTTCTCGTGCCAAATTGACCCTGACCATcatttgccttttcatttttcGTTAGATGACGTTGTCCTGTCACATAAAAActgcacagaatcacagctgggagctctgaTTGTGATTCTCCTGCCTACC
This window contains:
- the BRPF3 gene encoding bromodomain and PHD finger-containing protein 3 isoform X5 is translated as MRKPRRRCRQHLEGRRSPSPYSLKCSPTRETLTYAQAQRIVEVDIDGRLHRISIYDPLKLITEDELTAQDITECNSNKENSEQPLFASKSKKTPSKGKKKESCSKHAPGISLHLPQPKFRVVDSFSQPDAPPLPAAYYRYIEKPPEDLDVEVEYDMDEEDLAWLEMVNEKRRADGYGSVSADTFELLVDRLEKESYLESRNNGAQQSLIDEDAFCCVCMDDECHNSNVILFCDICNLAVHQECYGVPYIPEGQWLCRCCLQSPSRPVDCVLCPNKGGAFKQTSDGRWAHVVCAIWIPEVCFANTVFLEPIEGINNIPPARWKLTCCICKQKGMGAAIQCHKVNCYTAFHVTCAQRAGLFMKIEPMRETSVNGTTFTVRKTAYCESHSPPGTVRRGGPAAGGGWQEVTVKEEEEEEVNSGPPKGSVKKNQVKLKQKIKKEPGDVTKGRSSMPVVTVAQIPSYRLNKICSGLSLQRKNQFMQRLHNYWLLKRQARNGVPLIRRLHSHLQSQRNAEQKEQDEKTSAVKEELKYWQKLRHDLERARLLIELIRKREKLKREQVKVQQAAMELQLTPFNVLLRTTLDLLQEKDAAQIFTEPVNLNEVPDYLEFISNPMDFSTMRRKLESHLYRTLDEFEEDFNLIVANCMRYNAKDTIFHRAAVRLRDLGGAILRHARRQADSIGFDTGVGIHLPESPKPHDFYRFSWEDVDNILDPANRAHLSLEAQLKELLEKLDTVSTMRSSGARTRRIRLLRREINSIRHKLAQQQSKALPNGDAVPREGLETTAREGDEEGEKADGAKLQYPPTLEPTGPAPTLSELDSLQDPPTLKPISESRSLSQLQRRTASDRDLLDKKALQQESQAFQRLLSNNGLNGLALPPADRPASPALGSVGRRTSVLFKKAKNGVKLQRGLECSLENGEEHRQGGQHSPPCPDGERQARKRSALGSGLVFEACSGLVPPKRSRGKPALSRVPLLEGVNGDSDFSGSGRPLLMSFESQAELEPLELVWAKCRGYPSYPALIIDPKMPREGLLHNGVPIPVPPMDVLKLGEQRQTEAGEKLFLVLFFDNKRTWQWLPRDKVFPLGVDDTVDKLKMMEGRKTSIRKSVQVAYDRAMIHLSRVQGDNPFIPAPYL